The Vanrija pseudolonga chromosome 1, complete sequence genomic sequence CGgtggcagcctcggcgtcggccatcTCCACATCGTTGTCGACATCGACCTTTGGCTCAGGTGCGGACGGCTCGGAAACGACTTCGGCGACAGGGGCAGCAGGCTGCGTCACAACCTCTGGAGTCGTCTCCTCAACCTTCGGTAACGTGGCCTCAGCGACGGCGGGTTCGGGGGCTGGCTCTTCCACTGTGGGAGCCGACTGTGTGGTGGCAGCAGTTGGCTCCTCCACGGGAGCGTCGACCGCGATCGGCTCGGCCGGCAGGTCCACAGGAGAGGGCGGTGTGATCGGCTTGGTCACCTCGACAGGCCTCggcagctcgacggccttgggTTCGGCCGACTTCGACGCTTCGATGGCATCCTCCACAACGGGCTCGCCTTCCTGCTCCGGTTCAGCCTCAATCGCAGCTGCCTCCGGCGTCGTTGGGCGTGCAGCAGTTGTTTCCACCACCGGCTCCGGCGTCACTGTGCGCGCTGTTGTGTGCTCCGTTACGGCGCTCGTTGCTTCTTCTTTGGTAGCAGAAGAAGCTTCGGGAGCGGGCGGAAGGGTTGGTTCCTTGGCCAGTTCCGGGACCGGCTCAACCTCAACTTCCAGCGCTTCTGGAACGGCGGCACTTTGAACAAGCTCGTTCGTCCCTTCGTCGGCTTCTTGGGGCTCAGCCGCAGTCGATTCTGGCGCATCTTCAGTTGAAGAGGACTCTTCAACAGTCGAGATTGCAACCACAGGCTCTTCGACAGGTGCGgtctccgcctcctcgccggtaCTGAGGCCCAGAGCCCCAGTCCCAGTAGAAGGAGACAAGGATCGCTCAACCGACGTTGGCCCGTTCTTCAGTGGACTCGACGCCTGAGGCTTGACGTCTTGTGCTCGAGCCGTTGCAGAATCATCCGTGGGCGCTTGGCGATCCGCCTCGGTGGGGCCCTCACTGGCCTCGCTGCGAGGTATTGACGGCTTGCGGTCTTGCTCCTCTCTTCCGTGGAATCTGCTGTCTGGGAAGCCGGTCGGGGGAGTTCGAGTTCGTGATGCTGGTGAGCGAGGAcgtgacgccgacgccactgAATCGGCCGCGGGCGAGTATGGCCGAGAGGACCGAGCATCGTTGGGACCAGCCGAGCCACCACGTCGAGACTGAGTAGGCGATGAAGTTGCCCTTACGCGACGAGAGCCCCAGCCGTCATCCATCGGGCGGCCACtgaacggcggcggtgacggacTGCGTTGTCTGGAACCGGGACGCGGTCTGCCGGGACCCCATTCTCTGCGAGGAGGGCCCCATTCCCTGTCGCGatcacgctcacgctcacgaCCAGGTGAAGGCCATCGGCGGTCCCTTTCCCTGTCGCGGTCGCGATCCCGGTCACGGAGCTCACGCTCGCGGAGTTCACGTTCACGCAGGTCGCGATCTCGTTCACGGTCGCGTTCACGGTCACGGTCGCGTCCATCGGGTGGCGGCCAACGAAGAGGACGAACCGGAGATAAGACCTCGCCTTCTTCCAAGTCGCTAGCATTCTGGCCGGGGCTTCGTCGAGCAGGGAGAGCATTTGGGTCAGCAGTAGGAGATGATGATCCTCGCATTGAGCGAGGGGCGCGAGGTGGTGACCTTGCTGCCATTGTCGAGGGGCCAGGTCCTGGAACTGGTCGGCCTTCTTCCCTTGAAGGAGGGCCACGGTGGCCATTTCCCCTCCATcctggaggcggcggtggggagaTGGGCCGGCCTCGATCCCGTGGTGGCAAAGGGCTCAGTCGAGGAGACCGCGGGCCGCTGCTACGGTTAGAAGACGCAACTGGTACCAAAACCCACTTCcagtcgtcgcggtcgcggtaGCGATCACTGTCTCGGAAACGGCGGTCCTCGCGTTCCCGTTCACGGTCAAAGGGAGGACGGTCTCGAGGGGGAGGACCACGGCCTGGTGGGCCGGGTGGTGGTCCACGTCGGTCAAACCCCCATTCACGATCACGTTCCCGGTCCCAATCGCGATCACGATCCCTCTCCcagtcgcggtcgcggtcaaAGTCTCGGTCTCGTTCTCGTCGCGGTGGGGATGGGCTGCGCGGCCGCCCATTAGGACCAGATGGACGGAACGATCCACCTCGGGGTTGACGGGGAGGCCACGGTCGTCCATGGGCCTGTACATGAGACAGATGGCGGGGGAAGGGGTCGAGGGGGAAGGGACGAGGGGCAAGAGCACGCGTAGAACAAGGATGGTATGAACAAGGCGGTCGAGGATGGGTTGACAAAGCAGTCGTGTCAGCAAACGACCAAAAGCCCTCGAACCCATGTTCACGCCCCATCTCGCGTCTCAAACTCACTTCTGGAGGCCAAAAGCCTGGTCCGCTGCGGCTGTCGCGTGGATCACGGTCGCGGTCACGGTCGCGAGGCCCATGGGCAGGGACGGCCTCTAGttcgcgtgcgcgcgcgccgctgccgctgcctgcctcgtgtgtcgccgccgccgaaggTTTTAACGGCAAATGCGGCGGGGGCTGGCGGCCTTGCGGCCCCTGCGGCATCATGATGGCGTGGTGGGCAGGATGCGCAGTCTGTCGACGGCGCTACAGGTTTGAGAAGACAGTGTGAAGAGTTGGATGTGGGAGGGCGGGTGAGGTGGAATCAGTGGGGATGGGGGGTGTATTGTAGCGActcgtcgatggcggcggcggcgacgggggcaCAATTGTTGGTGGTTGGGTGTCGCTGTGAAGATTGCAGAGTGACCGGGTGCTCGAAAAGGACGGTGAGGAAGTGGTAGAAGTAGAAACTATAGGCGACGGTTGTAGGTAAGAAGGGAAGGGGGAGGAGTCGAGGTGAAAAGTGATGCTGCTAGGTAGAGGACGACCATTGAAGGAagagggaggtgggtgggtgtgtcgACAAGTGTTCCGCGCGAGCAGCAAAGGGGGGGACGACCCAGGCA encodes the following:
- the SPAC22E12.19 gene encoding uncharacterized protein, with product MGLATVTATVIHATAAADQAFGLQKPMDDRGLPVNPEVDRSVHLVLMGGRAAHPHRDENETETLTATATGRGIVIAIGTGNVIVNGGLTDVDHHPAHQAVVLPLETVLPLTVNGNARTAVSETVIATATATTGTARGLLD